A genome region from Streptomyces xanthophaeus includes the following:
- a CDS encoding chain length determinant protein yields MDLAEIWRVMRRRWYVLLPGLLITAALTAAVYLLVPVEYRSQSTVTLLNSKKATVAFDGNPFLSTQASLTGMADGLARNLNSDDAKADLKSMGVTGVHEAKIADNALGPYMWLSVVGTDQAAVLKSDEILTKYAEKRLLEFQTQQSVTPDAMIRMATIVPPQKPEAQTKARLQFLIMAGALGFVLSLVATFFVEARKRRGASPGKHRPAPGEGGDSGGDEDTDAGDPTATLRMTVAHPAGPAAAGSRTAGSP; encoded by the coding sequence ATGGATCTCGCGGAGATCTGGCGGGTCATGCGCAGGCGCTGGTACGTCCTGCTGCCCGGACTGCTGATCACGGCGGCGCTCACCGCCGCCGTGTACCTGCTGGTCCCGGTGGAGTACCGGTCGCAGAGCACGGTGACACTGCTGAACTCGAAGAAGGCCACGGTGGCCTTCGACGGCAACCCCTTCCTGAGCACGCAGGCCTCGCTCACCGGCATGGCCGACGGCCTGGCCCGCAACCTCAACTCCGACGACGCCAAGGCCGACCTCAAGTCCATGGGCGTCACCGGAGTGCACGAGGCGAAGATCGCCGACAACGCGCTCGGCCCCTACATGTGGCTGAGCGTCGTCGGGACCGACCAGGCCGCCGTGCTGAAGTCGGACGAGATCCTGACCAAGTACGCCGAGAAGCGGCTGCTGGAGTTCCAGACCCAGCAGTCGGTGACCCCCGACGCCATGATCCGGATGGCCACGATCGTGCCTCCCCAGAAGCCGGAGGCACAGACCAAGGCCAGGCTCCAGTTCCTGATCATGGCGGGTGCGCTGGGCTTCGTACTCAGCCTGGTGGCCACCTTCTTCGTGGAGGCCCGGAAACGCCGGGGGGCGTCGCCCGGCAAGCACCGGCCCGCCCCCGGCGAGGGCGGCGACAGCGGCGGGGACGAGGACACCGACGCCGGTGACCCGACGGCCACCCTGCGCATGACCGTCGCCCACCCGGCCGGCCCCGCCGCAGCCGGATCCCGTACGGCCGGATCGCCGTGA
- the wecB gene encoding non-hydrolyzing UDP-N-acetylglucosamine 2-epimerase — translation MTRIVCVAGARPNYMKIKPVMDALERRGAEVILVHTGQHYDESMNDVFFRDLGIRPPDRYLGAGSGSHAQQTGRVMAAFEPLIDELAPDAVVVVGDINSTLACALVTAKAGPLLAHVEAGLRSRDWSMPEEVNRVATDRLSDYLLAPSPDAAVNLRAEGYREDQIHVVGNVMIDTLLANLDRARRSDVLDRYGLTRGGYGLVTLHRPANVDDPGALRGLLKALGEIADRCPLLLPVHPRAAERLAELGVPGGIRLVPAAGYLDFIALQDSARVVLTDSGGIQEETTALGVPCVTLRENTERPITVEEGTNVLAGTDPERITATVNRVLDDPPAPRCPELWDGRASERIAAVLLDGPPAHTRPRPTDLVPHGAATDRQHVL, via the coding sequence GTGACCAGGATCGTCTGCGTGGCCGGAGCACGGCCCAACTACATGAAGATCAAACCGGTGATGGACGCACTGGAGCGCCGCGGCGCCGAGGTGATCCTCGTCCACACCGGGCAGCACTACGACGAGTCGATGAACGACGTGTTCTTCCGCGACCTCGGCATCCGCCCGCCCGACCGCTACCTGGGCGCCGGATCCGGCAGCCACGCCCAGCAGACCGGGCGGGTCATGGCCGCCTTCGAGCCGCTGATCGACGAACTCGCCCCGGACGCCGTCGTGGTGGTCGGCGACATCAACTCCACCCTCGCCTGCGCCCTCGTCACCGCGAAGGCCGGCCCGCTGCTGGCCCACGTGGAGGCCGGGCTGCGCAGCCGTGACTGGAGCATGCCCGAAGAGGTCAACCGGGTCGCCACCGACCGGCTCAGCGACTACCTGCTGGCACCCTCGCCCGACGCCGCCGTGAACCTGCGCGCGGAGGGCTACCGGGAGGACCAGATCCACGTCGTCGGCAACGTCATGATCGACACCCTGCTCGCCAACCTGGACCGGGCCCGCCGGTCGGACGTCCTGGACCGGTACGGGCTCACCCGCGGCGGATACGGGCTGGTCACCCTGCACCGGCCGGCCAACGTGGACGACCCCGGGGCGCTGCGCGGCCTGCTCAAGGCCCTGGGCGAGATCGCCGACCGCTGTCCGCTGCTGCTGCCCGTGCACCCGCGGGCCGCGGAGCGGCTGGCCGAACTGGGCGTGCCCGGCGGCATCCGGCTGGTCCCGGCCGCCGGATACCTCGACTTCATCGCCCTGCAGGACTCCGCCCGCGTGGTGCTCACCGACTCCGGGGGCATCCAGGAGGAGACCACGGCCCTGGGGGTGCCCTGCGTGACCCTGCGGGAGAACACCGAGCGCCCCATCACCGTGGAGGAGGGCACGAACGTGCTGGCGGGCACGGACCCGGAGCGCATCACGGCCACCGTGAACCGGGTCCTCGACGATCCGCCCGCGCCGCGCTGCCCCGAACTCTGGGACGGCCGGGCGAGCGAGCGCATCGCCGCGGTCCTGCTCGACGGACCGCCCGCGCACACCAGGCCGCGCCCCACCGACCTCGTGCCGCACGGGGCGGCCACCGATCGACAGCACGTGCTGTAA
- a CDS encoding nucleotide sugar dehydrogenase, whose protein sequence is MRVVVVGQGYVGLPLAIRAAEVGHQVIGYDVDTRRVKSLAAGESYVEDVSSERLARALARGTYRPSELARDCGGFDVAVVTVPTPLQDGAPDLRYIEESAHTLARFLRPGATVILESTTYPGTTEELFAPILEDGSGLTAGEDFHLGYSPERIDPGNTVWGFQQTPKVVSGVDARSLKAVESFYGDLVDTTVPVRSPKEAELAKLLENTFRHVNIALVNEIAMFARHLDIDVWQAIEAASSKPFGFMKFTPGPGVGGHCLPIDPSYLNWRVQRELGQNFRFVELANDINNHMPEYVTRRVIDALNAKRRSVNGSKVLLLGLAYKKNTGDARESPAVRIAQLLLDMGAKVRAADPHVVESIKVDARLVRVEPTRKELAAADVVVLLTDHDSFDYQMVTEHASFVLDCRNRVSGPTVEVL, encoded by the coding sequence ATGCGCGTCGTCGTCGTGGGACAGGGATACGTCGGACTGCCGCTGGCCATACGGGCCGCCGAGGTCGGACATCAGGTGATCGGATACGACGTGGACACCCGGCGGGTCAAGAGCCTCGCCGCCGGTGAGTCGTACGTGGAGGACGTCTCCTCCGAACGGCTGGCCCGCGCGCTCGCGCGTGGCACCTACCGCCCCAGCGAACTGGCCCGGGACTGCGGCGGCTTCGACGTCGCCGTCGTCACCGTCCCGACCCCCTTACAGGACGGAGCCCCGGACCTGCGCTACATCGAGGAGTCGGCGCACACCCTGGCCCGCTTCCTGCGCCCGGGTGCCACCGTCATCCTGGAGTCCACCACCTACCCGGGCACCACCGAGGAACTGTTCGCGCCCATCCTGGAGGACGGCTCCGGGCTCACCGCGGGCGAGGACTTCCACCTGGGCTACAGCCCCGAGCGCATCGACCCCGGCAACACCGTGTGGGGCTTCCAGCAGACCCCCAAGGTGGTCTCCGGCGTCGACGCCCGGTCCCTGAAGGCCGTCGAGTCCTTCTACGGGGACCTCGTCGACACCACCGTGCCGGTGCGCTCCCCCAAGGAGGCCGAACTGGCCAAACTGCTGGAGAACACCTTCCGCCACGTGAACATCGCCCTCGTCAACGAGATCGCGATGTTCGCCCGCCACCTGGACATCGACGTCTGGCAGGCCATCGAGGCGGCGTCCAGCAAGCCCTTCGGCTTCATGAAGTTCACCCCCGGCCCGGGCGTCGGCGGACACTGCCTGCCGATCGACCCGTCCTACCTCAACTGGCGGGTGCAGCGCGAACTCGGGCAGAACTTCCGCTTCGTCGAACTCGCCAACGACATCAACAACCACATGCCCGAGTACGTGACGCGCCGCGTGATCGACGCGCTCAACGCCAAGCGCCGCTCGGTCAACGGCTCCAAGGTCCTGCTGCTGGGGCTCGCGTACAAGAAGAACACCGGCGACGCCCGGGAGTCGCCCGCCGTCCGCATCGCCCAGCTGCTCCTCGACATGGGGGCCAAGGTCCGCGCGGCCGACCCCCACGTCGTGGAGAGCATCAAGGTCGACGCCCGCCTGGTGCGGGTCGAGCCGACCCGCAAGGAGCTGGCGGCCGCCGACGTGGTGGTCCTGCTCACCGACCACGACTCCTTCGACTACCAGATGGTCACCGAGCACGCCTCGTTCGTCCTCGACTGCCGCAACCGGGTCTCCGGACCCACCGTGGAGGTGCTCTGA
- a CDS encoding WecB/TagA/CpsF family glycosyltransferase, whose product MTRRQSLFGVPLDPLTMDETVQRCLDAVRRGEQIEIGMVNAAKLVNMRRDPLLAEAVAGCDLVLADGQAVVWAGRVLGVRLPERVAGIDLFMRLLAAAEVADIPVYLLGAQEDVLEMMLGQISERFPKLQVAGSRNGYFGDGDQEAIADAIADSRARLLFLGMTSPKKEIFTAGYGKRTGAHVVHGVGGSFDILAGITKRAPLVWQRMGLEWFYRTLQEPRRLGKRYLTTNAAFLLMTVRELIHRTPSAGSASAKGSY is encoded by the coding sequence ATGACACGACGACAGTCCCTCTTCGGGGTCCCGCTCGACCCGCTGACCATGGACGAGACCGTGCAGCGCTGCCTCGACGCGGTGCGGCGCGGGGAACAGATCGAGATCGGCATGGTCAACGCGGCCAAGCTGGTCAACATGCGGCGCGACCCCCTCCTCGCCGAGGCGGTCGCCGGCTGCGACCTGGTCCTGGCCGACGGCCAGGCCGTGGTCTGGGCCGGCCGCGTACTGGGCGTCCGGCTGCCCGAACGGGTCGCGGGAATCGACCTGTTCATGCGCCTGCTGGCCGCCGCCGAGGTGGCGGACATCCCCGTCTACCTGCTCGGGGCCCAGGAGGACGTGCTGGAGATGATGCTCGGGCAGATCTCCGAGCGCTTCCCGAAGCTGCAGGTGGCCGGCAGCCGCAACGGCTACTTCGGCGACGGCGACCAGGAGGCGATCGCCGACGCCATCGCCGACAGCCGCGCGCGGCTGCTGTTCCTCGGCATGACCTCGCCCAAGAAGGAGATCTTCACCGCCGGCTACGGCAAGCGCACCGGCGCGCACGTCGTCCACGGCGTCGGAGGCTCCTTCGACATCCTCGCCGGCATCACCAAGCGGGCCCCCCTGGTCTGGCAGCGGATGGGACTCGAATGGTTCTACCGCACCCTCCAGGAACCGCGCCGTCTGGGCAAGCGCTACCTCACCACCAACGCTGCCTTCCTCCTCATGACGGTCCGGGAACTCATCCACCGCACACCGTCTGCCGGTTCCGCTTCCGCGAAGGGGAGTTACTGA
- a CDS encoding acyltransferase, translated as MSVRIQPSSQVDESAELGEGTTIWDLAQIREEARLGRGCIVGRGAYVGPGVRIGDHVKLQNYALVYEPAVLGDGVFIGPAAVLTNDFYPRAVDPEGRIKRDGDWEAAGVVVAEGASLGARSVCVAGVRVGRWALVAAGAVVSKDVPDFALVAGVPARRIGWVGRAGVRLVEREGEAGTWECPRTGALHDEKDGTLTERT; from the coding sequence GTGAGTGTCCGTATCCAACCCTCTTCCCAGGTCGACGAGAGTGCCGAACTCGGTGAGGGGACCACGATCTGGGATCTGGCGCAGATCCGCGAGGAGGCCCGGCTCGGGCGCGGGTGCATCGTGGGGCGCGGGGCGTACGTAGGGCCCGGCGTACGGATCGGCGACCACGTGAAGCTGCAGAACTACGCACTCGTCTACGAGCCCGCGGTCCTCGGCGACGGGGTCTTCATCGGCCCCGCGGCGGTGCTCACCAACGACTTCTACCCGCGCGCGGTCGACCCCGAGGGCCGGATCAAGCGTGACGGCGACTGGGAGGCCGCCGGGGTCGTCGTCGCCGAGGGGGCCTCGCTCGGGGCCCGTTCGGTGTGCGTGGCCGGGGTGCGCGTCGGGCGCTGGGCGCTCGTCGCGGCCGGCGCCGTGGTGTCCAAGGACGTGCCGGACTTCGCGCTCGTCGCGGGCGTACCGGCCCGGCGGATCGGCTGGGTGGGCCGGGCCGGGGTCCGCCTGGTGGAGCGCGAGGGGGAGGCGGGCACCTGGGAGTGCCCGCGCACCGGAGCGCTGCACGACGAGAAGGACGGCACGCTCACCGAGCGAACCTGA
- a CDS encoding ion transporter, giving the protein MKLAARCRVATEAPAFGMVVFCAILFNAALMGVETYSGLAAEYRLVLQGAENCCLALFTVEMLLRLGACADRPKAFFRDPWNLFDLAVVASAFVPLVRENTTLLRMLRLARVLRTARFLPHLRILLIAVGRSLPGTASFLFVGALVLYVYAMVGWVCFAKSDPGHYGSVGRAMLTLFLLTTLDGLTDAVRAGLQISRLSIIYYASYALLASFVLVNVLIGVVLNSLDEAREMEDEANRAPAPGTDPDVRARIATARRALDEIEASLPPAAGGGRPERQLEASHSGP; this is encoded by the coding sequence ATGAAACTGGCAGCCCGGTGCCGGGTGGCCACGGAGGCCCCCGCCTTCGGGATGGTCGTCTTCTGCGCGATCCTCTTCAACGCCGCGCTGATGGGGGTGGAGACGTACAGCGGGCTCGCCGCGGAGTACCGGCTCGTGCTGCAGGGCGCGGAGAACTGCTGCCTGGCCCTGTTCACCGTGGAGATGCTGCTGCGCCTGGGCGCCTGCGCCGACCGGCCGAAAGCATTCTTCCGTGACCCGTGGAACCTCTTCGACCTCGCGGTCGTGGCCTCCGCCTTCGTCCCGCTCGTCCGCGAGAACACCACCCTGCTGCGGATGCTGCGCCTGGCCCGGGTCCTGCGCACCGCCCGCTTCCTGCCCCACCTGCGCATCCTGCTGATCGCCGTCGGCCGCAGCCTGCCGGGCACCGCCAGTTTCCTGTTCGTCGGAGCCCTGGTCCTGTACGTGTACGCCATGGTCGGCTGGGTCTGCTTCGCGAAGTCCGACCCCGGGCACTACGGCTCGGTGGGCCGCGCCATGCTCACGCTCTTCCTGCTGACCACGCTCGACGGTCTGACGGACGCCGTCCGCGCGGGACTGCAGATCTCGCGGCTGAGCATCATCTACTACGCCTCCTACGCGCTGCTCGCCTCCTTCGTACTGGTGAACGTACTCATCGGCGTCGTCCTCAACTCCCTCGACGAGGCACGCGAGATGGAGGACGAGGCGAACCGCGCCCCGGCGCCGGGCACGGATCCCGACGTCCGGGCCCGGATCGCCACCGCCCGCCGGGCCCTGGACGAGATCGAGGCGAGCCTCCCGCCGGCGGCCGGCGGCGGGCGGCCGGAGCGGCAGCTGGAGGCCTCGCACAGCGGGCCCTGA
- a CDS encoding pentapeptide repeat-containing protein: MIEELLAALADGADGSVPNTGIGAEEIADILWLAARVDPGREARPPGAPGAGPPGGPLPPPDTPSPEPGPAPGTDAPAGGEPAVQLFPAARRGPTGKPDDGGAERRGSPLRLPRAASLDDPLALMRSLRPVGRRSIGGPGEELDEQLTVERSIERMVTTPVLRPAESRWLDLALVVDTHHSMLLWSDHVDELRRVLTRSGVFRDVRTWQLTGTGPGATPMVTRGHGGPPRNPLELADPAGRRLILVLSDTVAGGWREAPVQGMLRHWCAHNAVAVLNVLPERLWTRGAVRPVPFAVRADRPAAATRSWQRIPAARRARAGRRRAAPPAVVPVVGVASGSLARLVRVVSGDGRWRRLACLRLDPEPAAAGAPEDPAPGGGRSALEVVEDFRANASPTAQQLAAHLAAVPLTLPVMTLVRRSLLRDSEHGHLAEVALGGLFEAWEDEQDAGEVEFEFLPGVREVLLGSQLRGDVAAVRELVRRRVWEFMSRNRRTGPDFSATRVTTGREGVRRVAEGALPFAARPPQDPGLADRVVRVRHDGAAEPQEVGTLLTPRLVLTVGDAVPPAGAVAWVRPGDREIPCRAVWWDDAAPRMLLLQADEDLMDPAAGVEPLPWLTAGDHHRPDRLRIDGRTDQGDPLALTGEAAPHDGERNGELVRLSAEPEGWTHFRGGPVSADGALVGVVHTVWPDRMVFLLADALLEQPDFRAALEDSRRARDTESAVCLAVLPGADGVVPTGSTPLAETRDMLVELMQRTGAGGRLTGGEGDAPLLVTFAAPGAHARAGRLLHDLPGVMTRYGFRRVDGMHPSLGVAVGSGADESARLVRHPVIADLLGRTVRPGALVLAVSHRLHEELGDVIGSPARLALRRVGGADEGWVCSDDHAPAGVLGQVLTEAGGLLDEGIDWPACGLETSPGDPRPCTGIRLPGHERCLAHLEIEDQEAYLGTLSPGAPVDLRGTTFDHGLLPRLLMALQPSVPGPARVGAAAFDRARFAEGWTRPDIEFSDRASFVRATFAGRAGFAGATFAGPVCLDGAVFEHVGDFDRCRFHRAATFRRTRFRGSAGFKDAVFLADVSFGRAVLQASADLNGMRVDGTADFTRAVFRGLAGMSATGFAGSVSFASATWERGLLSTGAVFEGPVDFARATFRGRVRFEGVLFEADSILGRFSSVVPPDRWASTRRSDGTWDIRLLDADSG, encoded by the coding sequence GTGATCGAGGAGCTGCTCGCGGCCCTCGCCGACGGCGCCGACGGCAGCGTCCCGAACACCGGCATCGGGGCGGAGGAGATCGCCGACATCCTGTGGCTGGCGGCTCGGGTGGACCCGGGCCGGGAGGCCCGCCCGCCCGGTGCGCCAGGCGCCGGCCCGCCGGGCGGGCCGCTGCCACCCCCCGACACCCCTTCGCCCGAGCCCGGCCCCGCACCCGGCACGGACGCCCCGGCCGGCGGCGAACCGGCCGTCCAGCTCTTCCCGGCCGCCCGGCGCGGCCCCACCGGGAAACCCGACGACGGCGGAGCGGAACGCCGCGGCTCACCCCTGCGGCTGCCGCGGGCCGCCTCCCTCGACGACCCGCTCGCCCTGATGCGCTCCCTGCGGCCCGTCGGGAGACGCTCCATCGGCGGCCCGGGAGAAGAGCTGGACGAGCAGCTCACCGTGGAACGCAGCATCGAGCGGATGGTGACGACCCCGGTCCTGCGACCCGCCGAGAGCCGCTGGCTGGACCTGGCGCTGGTCGTCGACACCCACCACTCCATGCTGCTCTGGTCGGACCACGTCGACGAGCTCCGCCGCGTCCTGACCCGCAGCGGCGTCTTCCGCGACGTGCGCACCTGGCAGCTGACCGGCACCGGCCCCGGCGCCACCCCGATGGTCACCCGCGGCCACGGCGGCCCGCCCCGCAACCCCCTGGAACTGGCCGACCCGGCGGGCCGCCGGCTGATCCTCGTACTCTCCGACACCGTGGCGGGCGGCTGGCGCGAGGCCCCGGTGCAGGGCATGCTCCGGCACTGGTGCGCGCACAACGCCGTCGCCGTACTGAACGTCCTGCCCGAACGGCTCTGGACGCGCGGCGCCGTCCGCCCCGTCCCCTTCGCCGTCCGCGCCGACCGGCCGGCCGCCGCCACCCGCTCCTGGCAGCGGATCCCGGCCGCCCGCCGCGCCCGCGCCGGACGCCGCCGCGCCGCCCCGCCGGCCGTCGTCCCCGTGGTCGGTGTCGCCTCCGGCAGCCTGGCCCGGCTGGTGCGGGTGGTCTCCGGGGACGGCCGGTGGCGGCGCCTCGCCTGCCTGCGCCTGGACCCGGAACCCGCCGCCGCGGGCGCCCCGGAGGATCCGGCCCCCGGCGGCGGCCGCAGCGCCCTGGAAGTGGTGGAGGACTTCCGCGCGAACGCCTCCCCGACGGCCCAGCAGCTCGCCGCCCACCTGGCCGCCGTACCGCTCACCCTGCCGGTCATGACCCTGGTCCGGCGCTCCCTGCTGCGCGACTCGGAGCACGGCCACCTCGCCGAGGTCGCCCTCGGCGGTCTCTTCGAGGCCTGGGAGGACGAACAGGACGCCGGTGAGGTGGAGTTCGAGTTCCTGCCCGGCGTACGGGAGGTGCTGCTCGGCTCCCAACTGCGCGGGGACGTGGCCGCCGTACGGGAGCTGGTCCGGCGCCGCGTCTGGGAGTTCATGTCCCGCAACCGGCGCACCGGCCCGGACTTCTCCGCGACCCGGGTCACCACGGGCCGGGAGGGCGTGCGCCGGGTGGCCGAGGGAGCCCTGCCGTTCGCGGCGCGGCCACCACAGGATCCGGGCCTGGCCGACCGGGTCGTCCGGGTCCGCCACGACGGGGCGGCCGAACCGCAGGAGGTCGGCACCCTGCTGACCCCGCGCCTCGTGCTCACGGTGGGGGACGCGGTGCCCCCCGCGGGCGCGGTGGCCTGGGTGCGGCCCGGCGACCGGGAGATCCCCTGCCGTGCCGTGTGGTGGGACGACGCGGCGCCGCGGATGCTGCTGCTCCAGGCCGACGAGGACCTGATGGATCCGGCGGCCGGCGTGGAGCCGCTGCCCTGGCTGACGGCGGGGGACCACCACCGCCCGGACCGGCTGCGGATCGACGGCCGCACCGACCAGGGGGACCCGCTCGCGCTCACGGGCGAGGCGGCCCCGCACGACGGCGAACGCAACGGCGAGCTCGTCCGGCTCTCCGCGGAACCGGAGGGCTGGACGCACTTCCGCGGCGGCCCCGTCTCCGCGGACGGCGCGCTGGTCGGCGTCGTGCACACGGTCTGGCCCGACCGCATGGTGTTCCTGCTGGCCGACGCCCTGCTGGAACAACCGGACTTCCGCGCGGCGCTGGAGGATTCCAGGCGGGCGCGGGACACGGAGAGCGCGGTGTGCCTGGCGGTGCTGCCCGGCGCCGACGGCGTGGTCCCGACCGGGAGCACACCGCTCGCGGAGACGCGCGACATGCTGGTCGAGCTCATGCAGCGCACCGGTGCCGGCGGGCGGCTGACCGGCGGCGAGGGGGACGCGCCGCTGCTCGTCACCTTCGCCGCGCCGGGCGCCCACGCCAGGGCGGGCCGGCTCCTGCACGATCTGCCCGGGGTCATGACCCGGTACGGATTCCGGCGCGTGGACGGTATGCACCCCTCGCTCGGCGTCGCCGTGGGAAGTGGCGCGGACGAGAGCGCCCGGCTGGTGCGGCACCCCGTGATCGCGGATCTGCTGGGACGGACGGTGCGTCCGGGAGCGCTCGTCCTCGCCGTCTCCCACCGCCTGCACGAGGAACTGGGTGATGTGATCGGTTCGCCCGCCCGGCTGGCACTGCGCCGGGTGGGCGGCGCCGACGAGGGCTGGGTGTGTTCCGACGACCACGCGCCCGCCGGGGTGCTCGGGCAGGTACTGACCGAGGCGGGCGGGCTCCTGGACGAGGGCATCGACTGGCCGGCCTGCGGACTCGAGACCTCACCGGGCGACCCGCGGCCCTGCACCGGCATCCGGCTGCCGGGCCACGAGCGGTGCCTTGCCCATCTGGAGATCGAGGACCAGGAGGCCTACCTCGGGACGCTGTCGCCGGGAGCGCCGGTGGACCTCCGGGGCACCACCTTCGACCACGGCCTGCTGCCGCGCCTCCTCATGGCGTTGCAGCCGAGCGTTCCGGGACCCGCCAGAGTGGGGGCGGCGGCCTTCGACCGCGCACGGTTCGCGGAGGGCTGGACCCGGCCGGACATCGAGTTCTCGGACCGCGCGTCCTTCGTCCGGGCCACCTTCGCGGGCCGGGCCGGTTTCGCCGGAGCCACCTTCGCCGGGCCGGTCTGTCTCGACGGTGCGGTCTTCGAGCACGTCGGCGACTTCGACCGGTGCCGCTTCCACCGCGCGGCCACCTTCCGGCGGACGCGCTTTCGCGGCTCGGCGGGGTTCAAGGACGCGGTCTTCCTCGCCGACGTCTCCTTCGGCCGGGCCGTGCTGCAGGCCTCCGCGGACCTGAACGGGATGCGGGTGGACGGGACGGCGGACTTCACCCGCGCCGTCTTCCGTGGCCTGGCGGGGATGAGCGCGACCGGCTTCGCGGGATCCGTCTCCTTCGCGTCGGCGACATGGGAGCGCGGGCTCCTGTCCACCGGGGCGGTGTTCGAAGGGCCGGTGGATTTCGCGCGCGCCACGTTCCGGGGCCGGGTCCGCTTCGAAGGAGTGCTCTTCGAAGCGGATTCGATCCTCGGGCGGTTCTCCTCGGTCGTCCCGCCGGACCGCTGGGCCTCCACCCGGCGCTCCGACGGTACGTGGGACATCCGGCTGCTCGACGCCGACAGTGGATGA
- a CDS encoding AAA family ATPase translates to MEAEAVVKDWWLYHGTGEGADRRARLEAGFPPPWRDFTGAPDPGYAPPGCAGAAWERTWRRGEGYVPDEPEKDVVNTALHLRRPLLVTGKPGVGKSTLAYSIASDLNLGPVLHWPITSRTVLRDGLYLYDAIGRLQEAGLEQLRTPGTQPAGAVPVQVPGPGPGPNTAVAAVAASAPSISRYLRLGPLGTALLPQDRPRVLLVDEIDKSDIDLPGDLLTVFEDGGFLIPELARLAQEDPTVAIGTDDDPDAAVRITQGRVQCRYFPIVVLTSNGERDFPPAFLRRCVRLHLEPPGPDKLARIVRRRLGVDIASGEEYQDLVQAFLDRGEDGDLATDQLLNAIQLRLAGAWSAPADRERFLATVMQHLTGPTA, encoded by the coding sequence ATGGAGGCAGAGGCAGTGGTGAAGGACTGGTGGCTGTACCACGGGACCGGCGAGGGCGCGGACCGGCGTGCCCGCCTGGAGGCCGGATTCCCGCCACCCTGGCGGGACTTCACCGGCGCCCCCGACCCCGGATACGCGCCGCCCGGGTGCGCCGGAGCGGCCTGGGAGCGCACCTGGCGGCGCGGCGAGGGCTACGTGCCCGACGAGCCGGAGAAGGACGTCGTCAACACGGCGCTGCACCTGCGCAGGCCGCTGCTCGTCACCGGGAAACCGGGCGTCGGCAAGTCCACGCTCGCCTACAGCATCGCCTCCGACCTGAACCTGGGACCCGTACTGCACTGGCCGATCACCAGCCGGACCGTCCTGCGGGACGGGCTGTACCTGTACGACGCCATCGGCCGCCTCCAGGAGGCCGGGCTGGAGCAGCTGCGCACACCGGGCACGCAGCCCGCCGGAGCCGTACCCGTACAGGTACCCGGGCCCGGACCCGGACCGAACACCGCCGTCGCCGCGGTCGCCGCCTCCGCCCCCTCGATCTCCCGCTATCTGCGCCTCGGCCCCCTCGGTACCGCACTGCTCCCGCAGGACCGCCCCCGCGTGCTGCTCGTCGACGAGATCGACAAGAGCGACATCGACCTCCCCGGCGACCTCCTCACCGTCTTCGAGGACGGCGGCTTCCTGATCCCCGAACTCGCCCGCCTCGCCCAGGAGGACCCCACCGTCGCCATCGGCACCGACGACGACCCCGACGCGGCCGTACGGATCACCCAGGGCCGCGTCCAGTGCCGCTATTTCCCCATCGTCGTCCTCACCAGCAACGGCGAACGCGACTTCCCGCCCGCCTTCCTGCGCCGCTGCGTCCGCCTCCACCTGGAGCCGCCCGGACCGGACAAGCTCGCCCGCATCGTGCGCCGCCGGCTCGGCGTCGACATCGCGTCCGGCGAGGAGTACCAGGACCTCGTCCAGGCCTTCCTCGACCGCGGCGAGGACGGCGACCTGGCCACCGACCAGCTCCTCAACGCCATCCAGCTCCGCCTCGCCGGTGCCTGGTCCGCGCCCGCCGACCGCGAACGCTTCCTCGCCACCGTCATGCAGCACCTGACCGGGCCCACGGCGTGA